The DNA region ATTCGCAAACCCAACACCGTAAATTGTGGCAACAAAAGCAGTCGCAATACCGGCACCCAACAGCTCAGGCTCTGTCAAGTTGTGCATCACATGGATCAGACCCATTACCGCACCAACAATGCCAATGGTAGGCGCATAACCACCCATGGCGAGGAAAACCTTTGCCGATTCAATTTCCGACTCTTGCCTCAGCGAGATTTCCATTTCGAGCGCATCACGCAAACTAGACGGAACAATACCGTCTACAAGGTAGGAGAGTGCTTTTTTAGCAAAAGGATCTTGCTCTCGATTCATGATAGGCTCAAGCCCCAGAAAGCCCTCTTTGCGTACCACAGTCGACCAACGCATTACTTTTCTGAGGATCTGTTTATCATCGATCTCAAGTGGCGTAAATACCGTGGGCAGTGAGCGCATGCTCTGCTTAAAAACCGGCAAGCGAGATTGCAGTATGGTGGCTCCCAGTGTGCCGCCCACAACAATCAAAAAAGCAGGGCCATTTATCAGCGTTAAGAGTGATCCACCCTCAATAAGTTGCCCCGCGAGTACGGCGAGCAACCCGAGTGCCAAGCCTACCAAGGCTATATAATCCAATCTCATACTCCTTGCAATATTGCCGAGCCTATTTCAGTCAGCGGGAGGACTCGGTTGGTCAACCCTGCTTCAAAAACAGCAAAAGGCATGCCATATACCACGGAGCTTTCTTCATCTTGGGCCCAAATTTCAGCTTTTTTCTGTTTAAGTGTGCGACACCCCTCACGCCCATCGGCCCCCATACCGGTCAGTATCACCCCCAGCGTGCGCCCATTAAAGTTGGCGGCGATCGAAGAAAAGGTGACATCGACACTCGGTTTGTAGTTAAGCTTAGGGTCACCCGCCTCCACTTTGACAATATATTGGCTGCCACGGCGCGCAATCTTCATCTGCATACCTCCGGGGGCAAGCAGAGCCACACCCGGCTGCAACAGATCACCCTCTTGCGCCTCTTTGACGGTAATAGCACACACCTGATTCAAGCGCTGAGCAAATGCGGGTGTAAAGGTACCGGGCATATGTTGAACCATGAGAATGGGTAGTGGGAAATTAGCAGGTAGCGCGGTTAATACATTTTGCAGGGCCACAGGGCCACCGGTTGAAGTACCAATGGCCAACAATTTAATGTCCGCCGCCTCGCGGGGCTGTGTCCGCGAGGATGTCGCAGTGGCAGCGTTTTGTTTAGATGATTCATGGGAGCGAATCGGCAGCCGTGGGATCGGTTTGTTACGGGGGATAATTGAGCCTGGGCGCTCAGCCACTGCCGTTGAAGCTGGGTGCGTATTTACAGCAGCATGCCGAATCCGCATATTGACGGCATGGCCTCGGCGAGCAATTTCTTTAACTCTTCGGCGCAGCAATAACTTCGCCTCATCACTGTTGCTAGAGATATCTTCGAACCGTTTGGGAATAAAATCCAGCGCACCCGCATCTAAGGCATCCAGTGTCGATTGTGCGCCATCGGTTGTTAATGAAGAGAACATCAAAATCGGCACGGGCCTGCGCTTCATAATCATTCGTACCGCCGTAATGCCATCCATTACGGGCATCTCCACATCCATGGTGATCACATCAGGCTTGAGTTTGGCGGCCATCTCAACCGCTTCTTTACCATTTACGGCGAAACCAACAATCTCTATCCCGCCATCAGCTTTCAGAATCTCTTCGATACGCTTGCGAAAAAACCTCGAATCATCAACTACCAGTACACGTACCGACATTCAGCCTCCATCAGGCGTAAGATTTCATTAAACTGGGTACATCCAGAATCAATGCGATCTTTCCATCACCCCGGATTGTAGCACCGGCTAACCCACCTGTTCCAAGCAGCATATTGCCCAGTGGTTTAATCACAACCTCCTCCTGACCAACCAGCTGATCAACCACGAAGCCAACTTTTTGCGAACCGACACTGACCACCACAACGTGCCCCTCATCCTTCTGTTCGCTACCACCCACCAGCCAGTCAGCGAGATAAAAGAGTGGCAGTGCTTTCTCTCTCACCATAATGACACATTGACCATCGATCACATTGGTGTGACGGAGATCCAGATGGAAAATCTCATTAACATTAACCAGCGGCAGAGCAAAAATCTGTTTTTTCAGTGAAACCATTAAGGTCGGCATAATCGCCAAGGTGAGTGGTACTTTTATCTGTAGCGTAGTGCCCACTCCCAGCTCAGAGCTAATTTCAACTGAGCCATTCAGCTGTACAATACGGGTCTTGACAACATCCATACCGACACCACGGCCGGATATGTCTGAAATTTCTGCCTTAGTGGAAAATCCGGGGGCGAAAATCAACTGAAAACACTCTTGATCACTCAGGCGAGCGGCCGCATCCGGCTCCAGAACGCCCTTTTCCACCGAAATCTTACGCAACACATCGGCATCCATACCGCCACCATCATCAGAAATGGTGAGAAGAATGTGATCACCCTCCTGTTCAGCCGAAAGAGTAACCGTACCTGCCCGCTCTTTTCCCGCCTTAACACGGCTGTCAGGCATCTCGATACCATGATCCACTGCATTTCGCACCAGATGAACCAGTGGATCAGCAAGTGCTTCAACGAGGTTTTTATCCAGGTCGGTCTCTTCTCCTTGCAAGACCAAGTCGACCTCCTTTTTTAAGCTCCGCGCCAGGTCGCGCACAACTCGCGGAAAACGACCAAAGACTTTTTTGATTGGCTGCATACGGGTTTTCATTACCGCAGACTGCAGGTCAGCGGTGACCACATCCAAATTGGCAACCGCTTTTGCCATCTCTTCATCGACCTGAACCGCCTCGAGTGTTGCAAGGCGGTTTCTGACTAATACCAACTCACCCACCATGTTCATGATGTCATCTAGGCGACTGGTATCCACCCGCACCGTCGTTTCACCCTGAGGTGCGGTTGGCTTTTTTGCTTTAGGTGGTGGTGCCGCTTTAACGGGCTCTTTTACAGCCGCGGGTGAGGCCGCCTCTTTTTTAGCAGGTTCATTAGTGGCGGGGGCTTTCGGTGGAGGTGTCGAGGCGGCTTGAGCTGGCTCGCCACTTTTACCGTGAATTTTATCCAGCAGCGCTTCAAACTCATCTTCGCTGATCTCGTCAGCATCACTAAGGGTACCGGGAGCCGGGGGAGCTGACGCTGTTTTAACGCCAACAACGGGGGCAGGCGTACCTGTTTTACCATGCAGTTGATCCAGCAGTGCTTCAAACTCATCATCGGTGATTTCATCAGATGCCGGTGCGGTTGCCACATCTTTGCCGTCTTCGCCCTGCAACAGGTCCAGCAGGTTTTCAAACTCTTCATCGGTGATTTCATCGGAATCACTTGGGGCATTAGGCGTGACATCCGCCTCGAAAAAAACATCATCACTCGCACTCACCGACTCGTCTGTAGCAGGTGCGCTTGGTGTCACTTCAGCTTCAGGCGCAGCCGCTGCTTCGGCTTTCGCTGAGTCTGGCGACCTCTTAAGTGCTTCAAGTTGTTGCAATAGTTCTGGTGGTGCCAGTGAGGGCTCTGTCCCTTCGCGCAGCTCATCAAACTGTTCATTCACGACATCCAGAACCCGTAAAACCACATCCATCAACCCTGCATTGACTGAAAGCTCACCATTGCGCAAAAGATTAAAAAGATCTTCTGCACTATGACAAACCTGCACAAGCCCCGTTAGGCTGAGAAAGCTTCCACCGCCCTTAATGGTATGAAAGCCACGAAAAACAGTATTCAGCAGTTCGCTATCATCGGGGGAGTGCTCTAACTCAACCAGTTGCTCGGAGAGCTCTTCAAGGATCTCACTCGCTTCAAC from Gammaproteobacteria bacterium includes:
- a CDS encoding chemotaxis response regulator protein-glutamate methylesterase, with protein sequence MSVRVLVVDDSRFFRKRIEEILKADGGIEIVGFAVNGKEAVEMAAKLKPDVITMDVEMPVMDGITAVRMIMKRRPVPILMFSSLTTDGAQSTLDALDAGALDFIPKRFEDISSNSDEAKLLLRRRVKEIARRGHAVNMRIRHAAVNTHPASTAVAERPGSIIPRNKPIPRLPIRSHESSKQNAATATSSRTQPREAADIKLLAIGTSTGGPVALQNVLTALPANFPLPILMVQHMPGTFTPAFAQRLNQVCAITVKEAQEGDLLQPGVALLAPGGMQMKIARRGSQYIVKVEAGDPKLNYKPSVDVTFSSIAANFNGRTLGVILTGMGADGREGCRTLKQKKAEIWAQDEESSVVYGMPFAVFEAGLTNRVLPLTEIGSAILQGV
- a CDS encoding chemotaxis protein CheA, producing the protein MSFDADDEILQDFLVEASEILEELSEQLVELEHSPDDSELLNTVFRGFHTIKGGGSFLSLTGLVQVCHSAEDLFNLLRNGELSVNAGLMDVVLRVLDVVNEQFDELREGTEPSLAPPELLQQLEALKRSPDSAKAEAAAAPEAEVTPSAPATDESVSASDDVFFEADVTPNAPSDSDEITDEEFENLLDLLQGEDGKDVATAPASDEITDDEFEALLDQLHGKTGTPAPVVGVKTASAPPAPGTLSDADEISEDEFEALLDKIHGKSGEPAQAASTPPPKAPATNEPAKKEAASPAAVKEPVKAAPPPKAKKPTAPQGETTVRVDTSRLDDIMNMVGELVLVRNRLATLEAVQVDEEMAKAVANLDVVTADLQSAVMKTRMQPIKKVFGRFPRVVRDLARSLKKEVDLVLQGEETDLDKNLVEALADPLVHLVRNAVDHGIEMPDSRVKAGKERAGTVTLSAEQEGDHILLTISDDGGGMDADVLRKISVEKGVLEPDAAARLSDQECFQLIFAPGFSTKAEISDISGRGVGMDVVKTRIVQLNGSVEISSELGVGTTLQIKVPLTLAIMPTLMVSLKKQIFALPLVNVNEIFHLDLRHTNVIDGQCVIMVREKALPLFYLADWLVGGSEQKDEGHVVVVSVGSQKVGFVVDQLVGQEEVVIKPLGNMLLGTGGLAGATIRGDGKIALILDVPSLMKSYA
- a CDS encoding flagellar motor protein codes for the protein MDYIALVGLALGLLAVLAGQLIEGGSLLTLINGPAFLIVVGGTLGATILQSRLPVFKQSMRSLPTVFTPLEIDDKQILRKVMRWSTVVRKEGFLGLEPIMNREQDPFAKKALSYLVDGIVPSSLRDALEMEISLRQESEIESAKVFLAMGGYAPTIGIVGAVMGLIHVMHNLTEPELLGAGIATAFVATIYGVGFANLVFIPIYNKLRSLTAIRCRYREMLMEGVVAIAEGENPRFIESKLKSFQT